Proteins encoded in a region of the Triplophysa dalaica isolate WHDGS20190420 chromosome 10, ASM1584641v1, whole genome shotgun sequence genome:
- the lamb3 gene encoding laminin subunit beta-3, whose product MKTWILFLAAAVACAVCAAQHDCGRGACYPPAGDLLMGREQNLRASSTCGLMGSEVVCTPHAQWKMRCCPCDSRYPGAYNAHTIQNVISGAGPSRWWQSKKDENPVTLHLDLNGMYQLETLFLAFKGPRPRALVIERTRDFGRTWQPVLYMATDCPSAFPQVDTSLPRSLHDTYCHALPPTAEDPYRDQKVHYYPVRQYENINLSNDQKIEVLSGFTGLRVNLTQLGPVPSMPGRSLSQFYALREMRVIGSCFCHGHANRCLPDNTDNYPSNTQVGGVCDCQHNTAGVNCERCDDSYNDLPWRPAENENTHTCKRCECNNHAGRCRFDPGRYEATGRRSGGVCDGCMHHTTGPNCERCAPNYYPNPLSNMQSPDACLRCQCNSAGSLNSGQCDAVTGRCVCKAHVEGQNCDRCKAGYYNLNFNNPDGCSRCLCRSEGAVSGACDQLTGQCVCRPHMEGLMCDRCADGYWNPKSPNGCQSCDCDPTNSRSSTCDQLTGQCQCRYGFGGRTCSGCPDNTYGDARLGCRPCECDLSGSEPGGCDKRTGACRCKPGVTGPRCDTCRRGHCASFPQCPACPDCFFTLNTHLLNLTLVLERLSNYQIPHGGGTLSGELAQKIRSMQNTLRQIQDSMTLPTPSGNTLTETLEKLDTLRSQVKGLKEDVSPQPSDPDLERRLDELQDLLASIRLDYFTKRDAFKNTAGSNNASIFYTIQKSYDSSTDAIKKAEAAEKPLKNASESRENALKDLNRLQPLNTRDLLKLKEDLATRPDLRPAAQKVCGSTRVEPCTPQKCNGDLCPPDGAPPCGEKETCVGALPNANKALQNTDEVKDKLKDLNDKITQALTQIQEAEDSANKARLSTDQLANQIKQVRVDVDGDLKDSKDFINTLRDFLSAPHSDPDEIERVCEDVLEAKFPLSVENLKQKLKEMQDLASSLPDSSRILESTKPELEKARKLLEEAQNARDAAFGIQQDAEGVLKSMDENDDIFNDLEDKIQQSLDIAKNVTEDVRKIEDTLAPAEKGIVGITDLVDEMCPLLETLKKDFQTGTGLANDADDQANAAQDEADQAAKDLEALKDEIEKLRLAAAENTEVGEVGDRLTKLGDEASSLTSETANITTALRDKEAAIQQVTEELEEKATILSGLDDKVKKLRDDIRDKVRQLNMCQG is encoded by the exons ATGAAGACTTGGATTTTATTTCTCGCCGCAG CTGTTGCGTGTGCGGTGTGCGCGGCTCAACATGACTGCGGGCGCGGGGCGTGTTACCCGCCGGCGGGTGATCTTCTGATGGGTAGAGAACAGAACCTCAGGGCGTCTTCTACCTGCGGTCTGATGGGTTCTGAGGTGGTGTGTACTCCTCACGCTCAG tggaAGATGAGATGTTGTCCGTGTGACTCTCGTTACCCTGGGGCGTATAACGCTCACACCATACAGAATGTCATCTCTGGCGCCGGACCCTCTCGATGGTGGCAGTCAAAGAAAG ATGAGAATCCTGTGACTCTTCATCTGGATCTGAATGGAATGTATCAGCTGGAAACTCTCTTTCTGGCTTTTAAG GGCCCGAGACCCCGCGCTCTGGTCATCGAGAGAACCAGGGATTTCGGCCGCACCTGGCAACCCGTCCTGTACATGGCCACAGACTGTCCGTCTGCTTTTCCTCAGGTGGACACCTCACTTCCTCGCAGCCTCCATGACACCTACTGTCACGCCCTGCCGCCCACCGCCGAAGACCCCTACAGAGATCAGAAG GTTCATTATTATCCTGTGCGTCAGTATGAGAACATTAATCTGTCAAACGATCAGAAGATTGAAG ttttatCTGGTTTTACTGGTCTGCGGGTGAATCTGACTCAGTTGGGTCCAGTGCCCAGTATGCCGGGTCGCAGTCTGAGTCAGTTTTACGCCCTGAGAGAGATGAGGGTCATCGGGTCATGCTTCTGTCACGGACACGCCAACCGCTGTCTCCCTGACAACACCGACAACTATCCGTccaacacacag gTTGGAGGAGTGTGCGACTGTCAGCACAACACAGCAGGTGTGAACTGTGAGCGATGTGATGACTCATACAATGACCTGCCGTGGAGACCAGCGGAGAAcgagaacacacacacgtgcaaaC GTTGTGAATGTAATAATCACGCAGGGCGCTGTCGCTTTGACCCTGGGAGATACGAGGCGACGGGTCGCAGGAGTGGAGGTGTGTGTGACGGCTGCATGCATCACACAACAGGACCAAACTGTGAACGCTGCGCGCCCAATTACTACCCAAACCCACTGAGTAACATGCAGAGCCCGGACGCATGCCTGC gttGTCAGTGTAACTCAGCCGGCTCTCTGAACTCGGGTCAGTGTGATGCTGTGACGGGGCGTTGTGTGTGTAAAGCTCATGTGGAGGGTCAGAACTGTGACCGCTGTAAAGCTGGATACTACAACCTCAATTTCAACAACCCCGACGGGTGCTCCA ggTGTTTGTGTAGGTCTGAGGGTGCAGTCAGCGGTGCGTGTGATCAGCTGACGGGTCAGTGTGTGTGTCGGCCTCACATGGAGGGTCTGATGTGTGATCGCTGCGCAGATGGATACTGGAACCCCAAATCACCCAACGGCTGCCAATCGTGTGACTGTGACCCCACCAACTCCCGCAGCTCCACCTGCGACCAG CTCACTGGTCAGTGTCAGTGTCGTTATGGCTTCGGGGGCCGGACCTGCAGCGGTTGCCCCGACAACACATACGGGGATGCTCGTCTTGGCTGCCGTC cgtGCGAGTGCGACCTGTCAGGCTCAGAGCCGGGCGGCTGTGATAAGCGCACAGGTGCGTGTCGCTGTAAACCGGGCGTGACCGGCCCCCGCTGTGACACCTGCAGACGTGGTCACTGCGCCAGTTTCCCACAATGCCCGGCGTGTCCCGACTGCTTCTTCACCCTGAACACACACCTGCTGAACCTCACACTGGTTCTGGAGCGCCTCTCCAACTATCAGATCCCTCACGGGGGCGGAACCCTGTCAGGAGAACTCGCTCAGAAGATCCGAAGCATGCAGAACACACTCCGACAGATCCAGGACTCCATGACCCTACCGACACCGTCCGGCAACACACTGACCGAAACCCTGGAGAAACTCGACACGCTCAG GTCTCAGGTGAAGGGTCTGAAGGAAGATGTGTCGCCCCAGCCATCAGATCCGGATCTGGAGCGACGCTTGGATGAACTGCAGGACTTACTGGCATCTATACGACTGGATTACTTCACGAAGAGAGACGCTTTCAAAAACACAGCCGGATCCAACAACGCCA GCATCTTCTACACCATCCAGAAATCATACGACTCGTCAACGGATGCCATCAAAAAGGCGGAAGCTGCTGAGAAACCCCTGAAGAACGCCAGCGAGAGCAGAGAAAACGCCTTGAAGGATCTGAACAGACTTCAGCCGCTCAACACCAGAGATCTGCTGAAGCTGAAGGAGGATCTGGCAACACGGCCGGATCTGAGACCCGCCGCGCAGAAG GTGTGTGGCAGCACTCGTGTGGAGCCGTGTACTCCTCAGAAGTGTAACGGTGACTTGTGTCCTCCTGATGGAGCGCCCCCGTGTGGAGAGAAGGAGACGTGTGTCGGTGCGCTGCCCAACGCCAATAAAGCTCTACAGAACACAGACGAAGTGAAAGACAAACTGAAGGATCTCAACGACAAGATCACACAAGCGCTTACACAG ATACAGGAAGCTGAAGATTCAGCCAATAAGGCGAGACTGTCCACAGatcaactggccaatcagattAAACAGGTGCGGGTTGATGTAGACGGAGACCTGAAGGACTCTAAAGACTTCATCAATACACTCAGAGACTTCCTGTCGg ctccTCACTCTGATCCGGATGAGAttgagcgtgtgtgtgaggACGTGTTAGAAGCCAAGTTTCCTCTCAGCGTGGAGAATCTGAAGCAGAAACTCAAGGAGATGCAGGACCTGGCGTCTTCTCTCCCCGACAGCAGCAGAATCCTGGAGTCCACCAAACCTGAGCTGGAGAAAGCCCGGAAACTTCTGGAGGAGGCCCAGAACGCACG AGACGCCGCCTTCGGCATACAGCAGGACGCTGAGGGCGTGCTCAAGTCCATGGACGAAAACGATGACATATTTAATGACCTGGAGGACAAAATCCAACAGAGTCTAGACATCGCCAAGAACGTTACGGAGGATGTCAGAAAG ATTGAGGATACGTTAGCTCCTGCGGAGAAGGGGATTGTGGGTATTACAGATCTGGTGGATGAGATGTGCCCCCTGCTAGAGACTCTGAAGAAAGACTTTCAGACAGGAACAGGACTGGCCAATGACGCTGATGATCAGGCCAACGCCGCTCAGGACGAGGCCGACCAGGCTGCAAAG gaccTGGAGGCGTTGAAGGACGAGATTGAGAAGCTCAGACTGGCGGCGGCGGAGAACACTGAGGTGGGTGAAGTTGGAGATCGTCTGACAAAACTTGGGGATGAGGCGTCTTCACTCACCTCAGAAACGGCAAACATCACCACCGCTCTGAGAG ATAAAGAAGCGGCGATACAGCAGGTCACAGAAGAGCTCGAGGAGAAGGCCACGATACTGAGCGGCCTGGACGATAAAGTGAAGAAACTCAGAGATGATATTCGTGACAAAGTCAGACAACTGAACATGTGTCAGGGCTGA